In Setaria viridis chromosome 5, Setaria_viridis_v4.0, whole genome shotgun sequence, the genomic stretch CTTCAGTCAGGTGCTAGACGGCGGGTCAGCAACTCAGCATGAACATTAGAGGAATGGCGCGCTGAGTTCTGCCTGACAAGGTAGAGGAGGGCAATCGAGCCCGGGACACGGCGACGCTCGGTGAGCCCGGCGTTGCAGCGGAGACGGAGCGTCCTTGCGGCCACAAGGGGCAGACGGCACCTGAAAAAGAGGTCTCTGGAGATTAACCAAGTTACACAATCTCACACGGTAATTCTATTGGCTATAAGCTATCATATATGTTTTATCGAATTGATTTGTTTCAATTGGAGAAACATGGCAAATAGAAAACAATACCAGCTTCAGCATATGTGAAAGAGATATTGGCACCAAGTTCAAACCATGTTTAATGCACATAACAGACTTGAGATCATGATCTGGTCACAAAAATCATATATAGCAAGTGAAAATGGGTGGTAAAATACCATTAGGTATCACTAAAAGCTTTCCTTTCCCTTTTGTGTACAGCACTATCCAAAGTTCAGTTAGACAGCAAAAGAGCAGTTCTATTGTTGATGTTCATAAAACTGCAGCGAAATGACCACCGTTGCTCGATCACCACCCCGGAGGCACTCCATCGAGTGGAGAGGTAAGTTTAAGCCAGGGATCAGTAACAAGGTCAGTAGTCTGCAACAGAAACGTGCTAAAACATTTCCCATACAGAAGTTGCAGTTCCCAAGAATATTATGCATTGGTTTCTCTTATTTCAGGAGTTATCGTTTGTCAGACACCTGTCAAGCACATTTCTGTTCCTTTTCAATTTACAAAACATCTACAGTCATGGTAAACCTTCCGGTCGATTACCGACCACCGTCTGCCGCATCGGCCTTCTCCACGTCCACCGGGGCCACCTTCTTGACATCGTCGTCGGCGacgtcatcgtcgtcctccccgGCGCACGCGCCGTGCGCGACGTCGTAGGTGGCGTGCAGGCCGACGAGCACGTAGTAGACGAGCATGATGGCGGTGCAGAAGCCGAAGCGGATGAAGGCGTCCTTGCCGAGCGAGCCCATGAGGAAGAGGTTGGTGGCGATGGACAGCGAGGGCATCCACGGCACGAGCGGCACCCCCCACACCTTGGGCGCCCTCGCCGCGGGCACCAGCAGCTGGATGCCCCACGTCCCCGCGACCCACGCCGGCACCAGCACGACGTACCCCTTCCACCGCTCCGGCGACGTACCCCAGTACGCCGCGATGCCCACGGACGACGCGATCACCACCGCCAGCAGCGCCACGAACCGCAGCGCGTGTGTCCGTGTCGTCACGCCTCTCACGTAGTACCTGCACCGTACCCAAAATAAAACTAGTTGGTTTtagagtgaaaaaaaaatcaccgcAATGAACAGATAGACAATGGTTACTTACCTGCGGACGAGGAGCGCGGTGGCCATCATCATGAAGATGAAGAGCGTGCTGACGGAGAGCAGGCTGGAGAGCACGTCGAGGCTAGAGAAGAGGGCGATGCAGGAGCTCGCGATGGCGATGAGCGCGGTGGCGTGCACGGGGGTGCCGGTCCTGGGGTGCACGAGCGCGAACACGGGCGGGATGATGTGGCTCCGGGCGATGTGGGTCGTGTACCGGGCCTGACCCAGGGCGCCGACCAGGAGCACTGTGGTCATCCCCTTGAGCGCTCCCAGGGCCACGACATACTGCGCCCAGTGCATCCCCACGTTGGTGAACGCCACGGAGTAGGCCGCGCTCCGGTCGATCGCCGTGTACGGCTGCATCATGCTGAGCACCAGCGCCATGACGCAGTAGATGACCGTGATGACGGACATGGAGCCCAGCAGCCCCAGCGGGATGTCGCGGGACGGGTTCTTGGTCTCCTCCGCCATGGTCGCGATGTTGTCGAACCCGCCGTAGGCGAAGTAGACGATCGCCGCGGCGCGGAACACGCCGGGGACGCCGTGCGGCATGAAGGGCCTGAGGTTGCTGGGCTTGGCGTGGATGAACCCGGCGACGATGACGAAGCCGATGACGAGGACGTGGACGGCGGACGCGACCCAGTTCACGCGGGAGGTGCCCTTGGAGCTCAGCATGGCCAGCGTCGCGGTGACCGCGATCACCACTGCCGCGATGGGGTCCAGCTCGTTGTACCCCTCGGCGAGCGACGACGTGTGGATGCGGAGCGCGCTCGCCGGCTTGTTGATGAGCGACGCGAGGTACGACGTCCAGgagcgcgccaccgccgccgtgccgatGATGCTCTCGAGGATGaggttggcggcggcgatgaaggCCGCGACGTCGCCGAGCTCGACGCGGAGGTACGCGAAGGAGCCCCCCGCCACGGGGATCTCGACGGCGAACTCGGTGTAGCAGAACACGGAGAGCATGGCGGAGAGGCCCGAGGCGACGTAGGAGAGCACGATGGCGGGGCCGGCGTGGTCGTGCGCCTCCTGGCCCGTGAGCACGAAGATGCCGGCGCCGATGACGGAGCCAAAGCCGAACCACGTGAGGTCCCACCAGGTGAGGCACCGGCGCATCTCGTTCTCGCTGCGCCGGCGCATGGCCCCGAGCTCGGCGGCGTCCGTGGAGCGCCCCGCGAAGCGGTCCCGGAGGCGGGACGGGGTCGCGCTCAGCGCGCGGCAGTAGGCGCCCCAGCTCGCGAACGACGGCTCCGGGAAGAAGTCGTCCTTGTGCCACCGCCAGTAGCCCCTCGTCGCTCTCGCAGCCTTGCCGGCATCCCCGTTGTGCTCCGGCGAGGACGTCTCGACGGGCGCCATGGCTCGCTGCAGCCTGCGGTGCGATTCACGTACACCACTCGCGCCTTCGTGTGGAGGTGGAGCAGCTAGCGTCCTAGGGAGTGTGGCGAGCTGCAGTCCCGGGCGTGATCCCGTGTAGATATGGGAGTGCGGCGGATGGGTCAACTGATCGGTCTGTGAGCGAGACGTCTTGGCTTGGAGCTTTGCGCACCAAGGCCAAGCAAGAGCTACCTCACGGATCTGCTCCCGTGCCAGGCGCCCACGCCGAGAGCATTTCAGTTAAAAAACCGGCGGCTCAGTTATACAAGGAGCAGCAGGAATATCCCACACGAACCGATTGAttgcaaaagaaaaggggaagatGAACAAAAGCAGCTGCAGCGTCAGCTGTTGTCGTAGAGTTCGGATTTGGAAGCACGTTCTTGGCTCGTGTATACCCAGCCGAACTGATCGATGCGTCCCGATTTCCTTCTTGTTCCTGGGCAGGTGATGTGCGCTCCGGCTGGCTGATTGCAAACGCTTGCATTGGTCAGTCAGAGTAATGTCTGCACATGTGCGTATACGTACACCTGCTTTCTTTGAACTGATTGCATGCGCTGACTCGCCCGACGACGACCGGTGCAGCGACGAATAGCAACGATATCGATCGGCCGGCTGGCGCGCGAACTCGTTGGAGGGCAGCGCGCGGATCACGCAGGCCGGCATGACGGCAAGCCGAGCTCAGTAGCGCTTGGAAGCACATGCGGGGGCTCGGGAGAAGGCTCCAAACACTCGCCCACCCGCCGTCTCAAGTTGGCGTCGTCCGTCCCGCGGATCACGCGCTCGCTCGCCATCCCATCACATCACATGACGCACGCCGAGCCGTGGAGCGTTGTCTGGCGCGTGCTCCGTATTAATTGTGTGGTCCAGCTTCCCGGCACGCTAGGCCCATCACGGCCGCGTGGACCGCGCGCCCCGGCCGGTTTGCCTGTCCTCGCATAAACTTGTTTGGTCGCGACGGCGACCTGACGATGACGAggttggaatttttttatttttatatttttttttattttacctaAATATATAGTCgaataaaaaatttgcaaaaatgagttTATACATACCGCCAgtcttaccgccgtttcaactggCGGTAGGGGCCTGACACCCCCCTATGCCGGTCCATGCCGCCGTTTCAGCTGGCGGGAGAGCCCTACCGCCATTTCAACCGGCGGCAAGGCCCTCACCACTAAACTGCTGCCGCCGAATTAGTGCGTGCGCGGATCGAGGAACCCCCGTCGGTTGAAACGACGGTAAGGACCCTTACCGCTGGATGAACCGACGGGGGGTTCGCCCCACATAAACAAGCGTCGTGCCCCGTCCTCCTACCAGCACACCAGAGCCCAAACTCGCTCGGTTTACagagaggggaaggggaacCAGAGAGggcaagaaggaaggaaagaaagagaggaaagaaggaaaataaggaaggaaggaaagaaagaaagagaggaaagaaggggaagaagctaTCGTCATCAGGTATGTTTTTCAATCTCGTAATATAGtagatttagaaatatctgGTGGTTTTAGATGTACAAAAATCTAGATTAGTTAGTATAGTAGATTCAATATTTAGTTCATAGTAAATCTAGCGCAGTATAGTTTGATgcaattttaatatttatattatacaACCCTAGGATGacaaggcgtggaaaagctaggaaaccaagGTAATCTCAGTGCACGTTATTACGTTAACTGCTAGTCGTATGGTTTAATGTTAGTTGCTTtcggttcttacaacgaaaatggtaaaggtggagtggtgttccgttgtccggaaatgccttcgaccttttgcctctgcctagtggtgtttcAGTGCCTATGTGCTTTTGCAGCGATctttgcaaggtagccaagttcgATGCAGAGGACATGTACATGCAGAGGTACTGGATATGTTCAAACTTTGAGTTTGAGCCTACGCTTCGTCAGCGCTgcattaacaagatggtgaggaattgatgttCTGTAATAATTATTTCATGtcatatgacatcttgcatgattttttttattttctaacaattgcatttgttgtagacccctccaccgctctgtgattttgTGTAGTGAattgacactgagatcaagcctgaagacaaggaggagaTGCAATACATGTTGCGGTGGGTGGCAGAgaacaaggagaggatggagaagagacttagagaggaggctgcagagaaggagcacaaggaagaggagaaaggaggcgtgttgctgcggagagggaggagagggagaggaagcttaAGCGTGCACGCCGAGCAAAAGCAGCGATCGAGGAGAATCCTGATGCcctaaggaagggaaagtggcctcgttgtacTCAGTAGTCTCTATTATTGGCTAGTTTCATGATTTATTCATGGATAATGTTGTGTACTGTTGGACTTTTCATTGAGTTGTCCTTAGGTCATGTACTCCGTATTTGCCGCATATTTGTCCTTCCTTTTAATCGATTATTTCAATTATGTAGttttaaaattattttgaaATTGTTTAGACATGTATAGTGAACGCACGGAATCATTGAAAAGCATTAAACTTCTGATCTAGATAGAGTAGTCCGCGAATGAGCACACATCGTACGTTACACAATCGTACACATGATAAAAGATACAAGTCATCCTACGTactaaatgcgtcctcgcttgaaacgaggAAGTCATcctacgcactaaatgcgtcctcgcttgaaacgaggctcACGGCACCACGATGAGGCCTCGCTGCCCGTAgcgctgctctggtctgctGCTTATCATACGTCAACGGCTCCGGCGGGCCAACGTCGCGAGTCGGATGTCATCCCGATGCCGCCGCTGGTGGTGCCACCGCAGGTAGTGTCGCCGCAGGTGGTGTCGCGAGGTACTGGGTCGCGCCCGGTGGAGGACCCTGCAGGGCATCAGGCAACTGGGAGGGACCGATCACGTTAGGCTCGGCTCTGAAAAGGTTGTCGATCCAAGCGTGGGTGCTGGACCTCTGTCCCTCATCGATGAGTCCTCCGAAACCCATCCGCGGTCTATGAACCCTGTTATGCAACAAAGGAAATAGTTTTGTTAGCTCCATTGCATAATTAAAAAGGAATAGAAAATATGTATTCATCACGCACCTGCTGGTCGTATCTCTGTGCCTGGTGCAGCTGAGGGCCACGAGGACCACGCTCCAGTATAACTGGCATGCATCTGCGGGGCTGTCGGCAAGACGTTCTGCGGAACGGTGGATGGACCGGGTGTGGCATACCaagatggtggtggtgctggtgtggcgTAGGATGTCCCGGCTGGTGGCGGACGAACAGGCGGTTGAGAGGACGTACCAGCCTGCTGAGTAGGAGCTGGAGAGGACGAACGGGGGTAGGTAGTCCATGGTGGAAGTACGACGTCTCCGTGACAGCTGACGGCCCTCATAAACCTACTGCAGGCGTCCTGGGCCCTCCTGTAAAGCGTCTGGTGCTGATGAGCATTCATGTCGTCGTAGTGGTCGATGTCGTACGTCAGCTCTGTGGCTATCTCAACAATAACATTGTACTTTTGGGGAGAGAAAATGGTTCAAGTTAGTCACACCAAATGATGCAAGTTGAGTAACAAAAATAATACAGTAGCTTACCGCGTAGTCCAAGTTGACGTCTCTTGAGCGCGGTACGTCTGCGTGACTGGCGCGGTTTCCGTCAGTGGTTGCCTCAGAACATACGTGACCCGCATCCTGGTCCTCGGTAAGAACCACCAAAAGTACGCTGCAAAAGCGTCGTCGTCGTGTGCACGGGCGTCCTGTACCACCTCATCTAGTGTGGTCGTCCACATGTTGACTCACTGAACCATCCTCGAAGCCCATTGGACTCCAggcccaccatcaccaccaccctGACGGCTAGCCCTAATGGAACTATCGTTGCACAAGTTACATAAATGAAAAATTCATATTGCAAGGTGAATCAAAAAGTTGGGGGTGTACCCAGTGACGGGCGCAGGATCTGaactatgggtattcaaaattggagatggcaagaaaaaaattgacagactaaattatagttttataacatagaattaagtggtagcattattgattaataaaattgatcacagattgaaattgtccagctactaatgatcaacatatcaaagtggcaacatgtgaaataaatagaggctaaaacaACAAAATGGTATCAAAGATTACAATTTACAAGCTATAGGACAACTTTCTGTTCTGCAATGCTTTGAAAATGAGTGATGATGTCCTTATCCTTAGCTTGCATGAAGAATTCCCTTTCAAACAATGTGACCAagcaaccattcaaatatttctgccccatcttacttcttcacttgttctttatcaaatttattatagaaaagaccctctcaacaccagcagttgcaacagggagaacaagcaccaatttgagaagtttataaATAATTTCATACCGAGAAACCTTTCCTTCTTTAACTAGCATCATAGACAACTCTGctagacttctcaaatttttgaagttttcatcatttctgacatcattgatatagtggtgcaactgaaaatgaacctggtttatttcttgaaattcaaagtcatgtggatagaacccagcaagcttaaccaagttctcaacattaaaagcagaaaaggaattggctGGAGTGAATGAAGCCATGCATCTAAGTAGCTCTGTGTTTACCTCatcaaacctattattgagctcttgaacttgtctatcaatgacacccaaaaacatatcagcatgaaaccggtgataattaatggcacctctgtagaactgccttgatctttgcataggaatatacttcccatttatgtcaacaactttaacattgtgcttctcacaaaaagaagtgaccTTGGTAAGAAACTCTTGCCATCCAGAATCTTGTCTCAAAACATCCAGTTCTACCTTTGTGAACTCCAGAAGATCCATTGCATTTACGATATCTTGCTCCCTCTTTTGCAAAGCATGGCACAagtcatttgtgtatccaaatatttcattcatcaagtgtagcaggaaaacaaactcaaaggacTTAAATACTGTGAGCATAGTTTGAGCTCCATTAGCCTCAGCCCCTTTACTTTCATTCCCAATCCTAAAGAGAACTTTCTTGATTGAAGGATACAAGAACATAACATGCATTACAGTTCTGTAGTGAGATCCCCATCGTGTATCACCTAGCCTTGCTAAGCTCATCTCTTGATTCAATCCTTGCCCGGTTTCAATTTCACCCAATTTCAATGCTTCAATCATGTATTTAGCTTGAGCAATGCGAAGTATGCGGATCTTTTTACAAGACATCCCTAGAACATTCAACAAATAAGCAAGTTGCCCAAAGAACCAATCACAATCAGTATTCTCCTTAGCAACTGCTACAAGTATTAGTTGAAGTTGATGGGCgaagcaatgaacataataagcagaaggggactcatcataattagtttcttcaaaccattaacaTGACCCTTCATATTACTAGCTCCATCATACCCTTGACCACGTACCTTGGATAGGGGCAATTGATATTTGATAAGCAAGGACTAATTGCTTCTTTAAGAGTCAATGATGTAGTATTTTCAACTTGGACAAGACCTAGAAACCGCTCaactggttctccttttttatTGACAAAACGCAAACAAAGAGCCAATTGTTCCAGTAGGTATGCATCGCTTGACTCATCAGCAAGAATTGCAAAACACTCATCACCAAGTTCGTCTATGATaaatttggttgtttcatgagcACAAGCATCAATGAGTTGTTTTTGGATCTTGTGATCTATCATCTAACAGTTTCGTGGTCCATTCTCTAGTACCACCAGATTAACCTCTTCAAAGTTTCCTGCTAGCCATGCTAAAAGTTTCCGAAAATTCCCCTTGTTGAGTGAATCCTTTGTTTCACATGACCCCTAAAAGCCAACCCTTGACGCAACAGAAATCTTATGCACTTAAGTGACCATGTCAAGCGAGCTAGATACTTAGCCTTGAACTGTGCAGTGTTTGATGCAACAGATTCACGGATTGATGCCTTAGGTCTCGTGAACAATCTATATTTCTCTTTAGCTTCACTATGAGCACTATCGATAGCACCAACATGCCTATGAATTCTCCTTttcatattccaatttctaaacccttcaacaacaaaagcatctcCACCAGGAAATTTGCAGTTATCTTTGAAcaaatagcaaacaaagcaaaatgcagcatctttatccacactgtactcaatccacttaaattcagcaaaccacttatgttggaagcgacgcatacctccacaatcatgttgtggaaaagcatccctcttcatctttggttgaCATGGCCCCAATGCAATGTATGCCCTTCTAACTGAATCTTGGTCATTGACATCATAGCTTGAGATCGGAGCCCTCAATCCAGGATCATGCTCAATGCCATAATCATTCTtgtcttcatcactagaatcatttTCTTCTACGGGTATGGATTCACCATCTTCTATTGTACCGTTCTCTAGTGGCTCATTAGATCTCACTGGTTCAGGTGGTACCGTGCTTGTTTCACTACCACTCTACCCTTGGAATAACACTATTTGCATTTGGCTTTCATTGCAAGATTGATTAACATTCTCCGGTTCAGGTTGTCTCTTCTTTGCAGTAGCTCTTGCcatgaaaatcctcaaatcagtagcggcactagcactacccttcctcttcatggttcaaacctAAAAGTTACACAATTTCAAGTTATCAGATATTTacaatttcacattgaactaaattcatgagcatccacattttgcaagttgatgtgctatcccaatttgacaaacaattgaaaatgctCACCTCAATTTCATAAAAAATCAGGAATCAACAGTTCACATAATCACTTTGGCCGTTTGggggcttggggtcgggcgtcGCCGCGTCGGGTCGGACTCGCGGAGGGCGGAGCCGCGACGCCGAAGCGTGGCGCGCTCACGGCGGCCAGTAGcgtgcccaccgccgccggcccgccggccgccgtggcgccgccgctccggctCCGTGCCGCGCAGGCCGCCTGCCGCCACTTACCGCCGGGCGTCCTCCCAGTCCCAGCCCGCCAGCCGCCGCttgccgccgggcgccgccaccgccggtccgccgccgccgccgccgccgccgccggaagccGCCTAGGGTTTGCGCGCATGGAGGCTGGAGCCGTGGTGCGTGATTCTGGCGTGTGCGTGCTCACgcgtgggggtggggggcaGTCGAGTGGCCGGATGGGTCGGATGGGCCAGTTGGGCCAGTCGAGGGAAAGCGAGGTTGGCCTCCGGTGGGCCTTTTTGAGTGAAATGTCTATGCTAGCTtctgtatttttgttttttcatacATATATGTAAAATACACTATGtatatgaaatttttttgcaaaaataatgggtattcaattgaataccattGAATCTAAGTGGGCCCGCCACTGGGTGTACCTGTGAACGGCGGTTGGGACAATAGACGTAACCGGAAGTGGGGAGTGCTGGTACAGGCCGAACTGCCTCATCACACGGTGAACCACGTAGTCCTCGACATGGATGTCGTAGACTAGTGGCCTCGACATCCTCCAGTACTCCATGTCCCAATAGCACAGCGAAGAGAGGTCAT encodes the following:
- the LOC117854973 gene encoding cationic amino acid transporter 5 codes for the protein MAPVETSSPEHNGDAGKAARATRGYWRWHKDDFFPEPSFASWGAYCRALSATPSRLRDRFAGRSTDAAELGAMRRRSENEMRRCLTWWDLTWFGFGSVIGAGIFVLTGQEAHDHAGPAIVLSYVASGLSAMLSVFCYTEFAVEIPVAGGSFAYLRVELGDVAAFIAAANLILESIIGTAAVARSWTSYLASLINKPASALRIHTSSLAEGYNELDPIAAVVIAVTATLAMLSSKGTSRVNWVASAVHVLVIGFVIVAGFIHAKPSNLRPFMPHGVPGVFRAAAIVYFAYGGFDNIATMAEETKNPSRDIPLGLLGSMSVITVIYCVMALVLSMMQPYTAIDRSAAYSVAFTNVGMHWAQYVVALGALKGMTTVLLVGALGQARYTTHIARSHIIPPVFALVHPRTGTPVHATALIAIASSCIALFSSLDVLSSLLSVSTLFIFMMMATALLVRRYYVRGVTTRTHALRFVALLAVVIASSVGIAAYWGTSPERWKGYVVLVPAWVAGTWGIQLLVPAARAPKVWGVPLVPWMPSLSIATNLFLMGSLGKDAFIRFGFCTAIMLVYYVLVGLHATYDVAHGACAGEDDDDVADDDVKKVAPVDVEKADAADGGR